Proteins from one Flammeovirgaceae bacterium genomic window:
- a CDS encoding isoprenylcysteine carboxylmethyltransferase family protein: MAVLVLGWCIYFILHSVLAAGPVKEVFKKRWGKSFRYYRLGYVLFSATGVLLLLFLNSNIPGGYVMEREGLARYLSLLFAAFGVIVIKVAFREYGFSGFIGLAEERKSFSSQGILKSVRHPIYSGTILMMIGYWLFSPNIPTLVSVLCVFAYLPVGIYLEERKLIKQFGEEYIRYKRDVPALVPRLF; this comes from the coding sequence ATGGCAGTATTGGTATTAGGATGGTGCATTTATTTTATTTTGCACAGCGTGCTGGCGGCCGGTCCCGTCAAGGAGGTTTTTAAAAAGCGGTGGGGCAAGTCCTTCAGGTATTACCGGCTGGGATATGTCCTGTTTTCTGCAACGGGGGTGTTGCTGTTGCTGTTTTTGAACTCCAATATTCCCGGGGGGTATGTCATGGAGCGGGAAGGCCTGGCACGCTACCTGAGCCTCCTGTTTGCGGCCTTTGGCGTAATCGTTATCAAGGTGGCTTTTAGGGAGTATGGTTTTTCCGGCTTTATCGGATTGGCCGAAGAAAGGAAATCATTTTCCAGCCAGGGGATATTAAAGAGCGTGCGGCATCCCATTTATTCGGGCACCATCCTTATGATGATTGGCTATTGGTTGTTTAGCCCCAATATCCCCACGCTGGTTTCCGTCCTTTGTGTGTTTGCCTATTTGCCCGTGGGCATTTACCTGGAAGAAAGGAAATTGATAAAGCAATTCGGGGAGGAGTACATCCGGTATAAGCGGGACGTACCGGCCCTGGTGCCCAGGTTATTTTAA
- a CDS encoding glutamate--tRNA ligase, giving the protein MRDVRVRFAPSPTGALHIGGVRTALYNYLLARKHKGKMILRIEDTDQSRYVPGAETYIKDALKWVGMEIDEGPDVGGPFSPYRQSERRETYAGYARQLVAGGHAYYAFDSPEELEAMRNRLKMQKGPNPQYDGTTRMEMKNSLVLPADEVSKRMEAGEPYVIRLKVPETGEVGLHDLIRGKVSVAVSQIDDKVLVKSDGMPTYHLANVVDDHLMKISHVIRGEEWLPSAPLHVLIYKFLGWENEMPAFAHLPLLLKPDGKGKLSKRDADQMGFPIFPLNWKDPHTGELAVGFKEQGYLPEALVNFLAFLGWNPGTEQELFSMGELAEAFEIERIGKAGAKFDIQKAKWYNQQYLRAKTDDELAQILMGGLKAQGMECDKSKASAIVHALRDRITFPDDLAPMAQMFFVAPKSFDEKISSKKWTDEAISVITALKGEIEKIDLLTAENASVALGTAATSCGVAQGKIMQALRLALTGGASGPDLMETMAILGAGEVASRLAYALGALGKK; this is encoded by the coding sequence ATGAGAGACGTGAGAGTCCGGTTTGCACCAAGCCCAACGGGCGCCCTCCACATAGGGGGCGTGCGCACCGCATTGTACAATTACCTTCTTGCCCGTAAACACAAGGGCAAAATGATACTGCGCATCGAGGACACCGACCAAAGCAGGTATGTGCCAGGCGCGGAAACCTACATCAAAGATGCATTGAAGTGGGTAGGCATGGAAATTGACGAAGGGCCGGACGTAGGGGGGCCTTTTTCGCCTTACCGCCAGTCGGAAAGGAGGGAAACCTATGCGGGGTACGCCCGGCAGTTGGTTGCCGGGGGCCATGCCTATTACGCTTTTGATAGCCCCGAAGAACTGGAGGCCATGCGCAACCGCCTAAAAATGCAGAAGGGCCCCAATCCACAATACGATGGCACCACGAGGATGGAAATGAAAAACTCGCTGGTGCTGCCTGCGGACGAGGTAAGCAAAAGGATGGAAGCAGGGGAACCGTACGTGATCCGGCTGAAGGTGCCGGAGACCGGGGAAGTAGGGCTCCACGACCTGATCAGGGGAAAGGTAAGTGTGGCTGTTTCCCAGATTGACGACAAAGTGCTCGTAAAGTCGGACGGCATGCCCACCTACCATCTCGCCAATGTGGTGGATGACCATTTAATGAAAATTTCCCATGTTATCCGCGGGGAGGAATGGCTCCCTTCTGCCCCGCTCCACGTGCTTATATATAAATTCCTTGGATGGGAAAACGAAATGCCCGCCTTTGCCCACCTTCCTTTATTGTTGAAGCCCGATGGAAAAGGGAAACTTAGCAAAAGGGACGCTGACCAAATGGGGTTTCCCATTTTTCCTTTGAATTGGAAAGACCCTCATACCGGTGAGCTGGCGGTAGGCTTCAAGGAGCAGGGCTACCTGCCGGAGGCTTTGGTCAACTTCCTGGCTTTTTTGGGGTGGAACCCCGGCACTGAGCAAGAATTGTTTTCAATGGGCGAACTGGCCGAGGCGTTTGAAATCGAACGAATTGGAAAGGCCGGGGCAAAATTTGACATTCAAAAGGCCAAATGGTACAACCAGCAATACTTAAGGGCAAAGACTGATGATGAATTGGCCCAAATCCTGATGGGTGGTTTAAAGGCCCAGGGCATGGAATGCGATAAAAGCAAAGCCAGTGCCATCGTCCATGCCCTGCGCGACCGCATAACCTTTCCTGATGACCTCGCCCCAATGGCCCAAATGTTTTTTGTTGCCCCAAAATCCTTTGATGAAAAAATTTCATCCAAAAAATGGACCGATGAGGCCATTTCCGTCATTACGGCCTTGAAGGGGGAAATAGAAAAAATAGACCTGTTAACGGCCGAAAATGCCAGTGTGGCATTGGGGACGGCAGCCACCTCATGTGGTGTTGCGCAGGGAAAAATAATGCAGGCATTGAGGCTGGCCTTGACCGGGGGCGCTTCCGGGCCTGATTTGATGGAGACCATGGCCATACTGGGGGCAGGCGAGGTGGCTTCACGGCTGGCCTATGCGCTTGGGGCTTTGGGGAAAAAATGA
- a CDS encoding 3-hydroxyacyl-CoA dehydrogenase yields MNILVIGEARQVEECQAKFGKTHAYQVAPGHQEAERYFLSNDIIFDFNICESPEQMEVYRDHPKAVAFLNSAKTSLLGLVAGFSGQVQCNLFGFNGLPGFLNREILETSLLEGRGGKLLEEVCGKLQTKYQVVDDRVGMVTPRVVCMIINEAYFTFQEGTATKEDIDLGMKLGANYPLGPFGWCGQMGVRHVYELLEAVYHDTKDERYKICPLLKKEYLASFNN; encoded by the coding sequence ATGAATATTCTAGTAATAGGAGAAGCCCGGCAAGTGGAGGAGTGCCAGGCCAAGTTTGGGAAAACACATGCCTACCAGGTAGCGCCAGGGCATCAGGAAGCCGAAAGGTATTTTTTAAGCAACGACATCATTTTTGATTTTAATATTTGTGAATCCCCGGAACAGATGGAAGTCTACCGCGACCATCCCAAGGCCGTGGCGTTCTTAAATTCCGCCAAAACAAGTTTGTTGGGATTGGTGGCGGGCTTCTCTGGGCAAGTTCAATGCAACTTGTTTGGATTTAATGGCCTGCCTGGTTTCCTCAATAGGGAAATCCTTGAAACGTCCTTGCTGGAGGGCAGGGGCGGAAAGTTGCTGGAGGAGGTATGTGGGAAACTTCAGACAAAATACCAGGTGGTTGACGATAGGGTGGGGATGGTAACCCCACGGGTAGTGTGCATGATCATTAACGAGGCTTATTTTACTTTTCAGGAAGGCACTGCCACAAAAGAAGACATTGACCTGGGCATGAAGTTGGGGGCCAACTACCCCCTTGGCCCATTTGGGTGGTGCGGCCAAATGGGCGTCAGGCACGTGTACGAATTGTTGGAGGCCGTTTACCATGACACGAAAGACGAGCGTTATAAAATCTGCCCATTGCTCAAGAAAGAATACCTGGCTTCGTTCAACAATTGA
- a CDS encoding DUF4286 family protein, protein MILYNVTIGIDKDIETVWVEWMKTTHIPEVLQTGIFVNHKFYKVLSHDDEGTVSYCIQYFTPTIEQFNLYIKEHAPGLIEKHRAKFDGKHVAFRTLLEEV, encoded by the coding sequence ATGATTTTGTACAATGTGACCATTGGAATAGACAAGGACATCGAAACGGTGTGGGTGGAGTGGATGAAAACCACCCATATCCCGGAAGTGCTTCAGACAGGGATCTTTGTCAACCACAAATTCTACAAGGTGCTCTCCCATGATGACGAGGGCACTGTGTCCTACTGCATACAATACTTCACGCCCACTATCGAACAATTTAACCTATACATCAAGGAGCACGCGCCCGGCCTGATAGAAAAACACCGCGCTAAGTTTGATGGCAAGCACGTTGCCTTCCGCACGTTACTGGAGGAAGTTTAG
- a CDS encoding RidA family protein, whose protein sequence is MAKEVVYSPQAPEPIGPYSQAIKSGNTLFVSGQIPIDTSSGKIVTGDITAETDQVMKNMEAVLKAAGMDFTNVVKCSIFLNDMNNFPKVNEAYGRYFKASPPARETVEVSRLPKDVNVEISCIAVK, encoded by the coding sequence ATGGCAAAAGAAGTAGTTTATTCGCCCCAGGCCCCCGAGCCCATAGGTCCATACAGCCAGGCCATCAAATCCGGCAACACCCTTTTTGTTTCAGGGCAAATCCCGATTGACACTTCCAGTGGCAAAATCGTCACGGGTGACATTACTGCCGAAACGGACCAGGTTATGAAAAACATGGAAGCCGTGTTAAAGGCAGCCGGAATGGATTTCACCAACGTGGTAAAGTGTTCTATTTTCCTCAATGACATGAACAATTTCCCCAAGGTAAACGAAGCCTATGGCCGATATTTCAAAGCCAGCCCCCCGGCCCGTGAGACCGTGGAAGTAAGCCGGTTGCCCAAAGACGTAAACGTGGAGATTTCCTGCATTGCGGTGAAGTGA
- a CDS encoding GNAT family N-acetyltransferase, with protein sequence MPGVIIRKGREEDLPAVLGLVHELAAYTGFSGHVENTVARMKEDGFGPAPIYGLLVAEEEGAIVGTSIYYYRYSTWKGKRLYLEDLVVKEGERNKGIGKLLFEATMKLAVAQGCSGLMWQVLDKNKSAIAFYKKYNTSFDQSFINCNLDIRDIKKILKKA encoded by the coding sequence ATGCCAGGTGTGATCATCAGGAAAGGACGGGAAGAAGACCTCCCGGCAGTATTGGGGTTGGTCCATGAATTGGCCGCCTATACGGGTTTTTCGGGCCATGTGGAAAACACAGTGGCAAGGATGAAGGAAGATGGGTTTGGCCCTGCCCCTATCTATGGCCTGCTGGTGGCCGAGGAGGAGGGGGCCATCGTGGGCACCTCGATTTATTACTACCGCTACTCCACCTGGAAGGGAAAGAGGCTTTACCTGGAGGACCTGGTGGTGAAAGAGGGGGAGAGGAACAAAGGAATAGGGAAATTATTGTTTGAGGCCACCATGAAATTGGCGGTGGCCCAGGGCTGCTCGGGATTGATGTGGCAGGTGCTGGACAAAAACAAAAGCGCGATAGCTTTTTACAAAAAATACAACACATCCTTTGACCAGTCATTCATCAATTGCAACCTCGATATCAGGGACATAAAGAAAATCCTTAAAAAGGCCTAA
- the glmS gene encoding glutamine--fructose-6-phosphate transaminase (isomerizing), with product MCGIVAYLGPRQAQEVIIKGLKRLEYRGYDSAGIALMNGGLNVYKKRGRVSELEATLKGLDLKSHIGMGHTRWATHGEPTDGNAHPHYSATKKLAIIHNGIIENYTALKQDLINKGHTFQSDTDTEVFIHFIEDIKENENCTVDEAVRLALTKVVGAYAIVVMSLEDPKMLIAARKGSPLVIGIGKDEFFLASDATPIIEYTNEVIYLNDQEIAVIKDGRLSVKDTSNLPLTPYVQVLDMELEAIEKGGFEHFMLKEIFEQPRSIMDCMRGRLDSSTGRLVLGGLREYVNALVNADRIVIIACGTSWHAGLVAEYFFEETCRIPVEVEYASEFRYRNPVIHEGDVVIAISQSGETADTLAAIELAKSKGAIIFGVCNVVGSSIPRATHAGAYTHAGPEIGVASTKAFTAQLTVLYMIAMIVAHKKGAIPEKKYRELMVELENIPGKVEKVLEHDPQILEIAKTFKDASNFLYLGRGYNFPVALEGALKLKEISYIHAEGYPAAEMKHGPIALIDEEMPVVFIATKDSSYEKIVSNIQEVKARKGKIISVITEGDDFIPQMSEYVIEVPSTLEPLMPLVSVIPLQLLSYHMAVLRGCNVDQPRNLAKSVTVE from the coding sequence ATGTGTGGAATAGTAGCATACCTAGGCCCGCGACAAGCACAAGAAGTGATCATAAAAGGGCTGAAGCGGCTTGAGTACCGTGGTTACGACAGTGCGGGGATCGCATTGATGAATGGCGGCCTCAACGTATACAAAAAAAGGGGAAGGGTGTCCGAATTGGAGGCCACGCTCAAAGGCCTTGACCTGAAAAGCCATATCGGGATGGGGCACACCCGCTGGGCAACGCATGGGGAGCCTACCGATGGCAACGCACACCCCCACTACTCTGCCACAAAAAAGCTGGCGATCATCCACAACGGCATTATCGAAAATTATACCGCCCTCAAGCAGGACCTGATAAACAAAGGCCATACTTTCCAAAGCGATACCGATACTGAGGTCTTCATCCACTTTATCGAAGACATCAAGGAAAACGAAAACTGTACTGTTGACGAAGCGGTAAGGTTGGCCCTCACAAAAGTTGTGGGCGCTTATGCCATTGTGGTCATGTCCCTGGAGGACCCAAAAATGCTCATCGCGGCCAGAAAGGGCAGCCCTTTGGTCATTGGGATTGGCAAGGACGAGTTTTTCCTGGCTTCTGACGCCACCCCGATCATCGAATACACCAATGAAGTGATCTACCTCAACGACCAGGAAATTGCCGTCATTAAAGACGGGCGGCTTTCCGTTAAGGACACCTCCAACCTTCCGCTCACCCCTTATGTGCAAGTGTTGGACATGGAATTGGAGGCCATTGAGAAGGGCGGCTTTGAGCATTTCATGCTTAAAGAGATTTTTGAGCAGCCCCGGTCCATCATGGACTGCATGAGGGGGAGGCTCGACTCTTCCACAGGGCGCCTGGTGCTGGGCGGCCTGAGGGAGTACGTGAATGCCTTGGTAAATGCCGACAGGATAGTGATCATTGCCTGCGGCACGTCATGGCACGCAGGCCTGGTGGCCGAATATTTCTTTGAAGAAACCTGCCGTATCCCCGTAGAGGTGGAGTATGCATCCGAATTCCGCTATAGGAACCCGGTCATCCATGAGGGGGACGTGGTGATTGCCATATCACAATCTGGCGAGACTGCCGATACCCTGGCGGCCATTGAGCTGGCCAAGTCAAAGGGGGCCATCATTTTTGGGGTGTGCAACGTGGTCGGGTCTTCCATACCCCGTGCAACGCATGCAGGTGCCTATACCCATGCCGGCCCGGAGATCGGGGTGGCCAGCACCAAGGCCTTCACGGCACAGCTTACCGTTTTGTACATGATCGCCATGATCGTGGCCCACAAAAAAGGCGCTATCCCGGAAAAGAAATACCGCGAGCTAATGGTGGAGCTGGAAAACATCCCCGGAAAGGTGGAGAAAGTTTTGGAACACGACCCACAGATCCTGGAGATTGCAAAGACATTTAAGGATGCTTCAAACTTTTTGTACCTGGGCAGGGGGTACAATTTCCCCGTGGCCCTGGAAGGTGCTTTGAAACTGAAGGAGATCTCCTATATCCATGCCGAGGGCTACCCAGCAGCGGAAATGAAGCACGGGCCCATCGCCTTGATTGACGAAGAAATGCCCGTGGTGTTCATTGCCACCAAAGACAGTTCCTACGAGAAGATCGTGTCCAATATCCAGGAGGTAAAGGCCCGCAAAGGGAAGATCATTTCCGTGATCACCGAAGGGGACGACTTTATTCCCCAAATGTCGGAATATGTGATCGAGGTCCCCTCAACGCTTGAGCCTTTGATGCCACTGGTCTCCGTTATCCCATTGCAGTTGCTGTCGTACCACATGGCGGTGCTGAGGGGGTGCAACGTGGACCAACCAAGGAACCTGGCAAAGTCGGTCACGGTAGAATAA
- a CDS encoding alanine dehydrogenase — protein MENIRLGIIREGKIPPDKRVPFSPLQVIEIEQRYPHVKVVVQESAVRAFTDEEYREKGIEVRPDVSDCDILMGIKEVQIADLVPRKTYLFFSHTIKKQPYNRKLLQAVLQAKIRLVDYEALKDKLNNRLVAFGRFAGIVGAYNGLLTYGQRYKTFTLRKASGCFDLNDLKIELRKVKLPPIKIILTGGGRVARGAMETLDTAGIRKVSPVDFLANTYDEAVYVQLSSADYHERKEGGMFNREEFHQAPQHYKGTFIRYARVADLLIAGAFWNPKAPVLFTKEEMKGPGFKLKIIADVTCDIEGSIPSTKRPSTIADPIYDYDPATDRVEPPLSNPGFITVMAVDNLPCELPRSASEEFGRDLIDKIIPALVIADKDGVLKRASITRGGKLTENFLYLSDYVMG, from the coding sequence ATGGAAAACATTCGTCTTGGGATCATCAGGGAGGGAAAAATACCCCCCGATAAGCGTGTCCCTTTCAGCCCATTGCAGGTAATAGAAATAGAACAGCGCTACCCGCACGTGAAAGTAGTGGTGCAGGAAAGCGCGGTGAGGGCATTTACCGATGAAGAATACCGGGAAAAGGGCATAGAAGTAAGGCCTGACGTAAGCGATTGTGACATCCTTATGGGCATCAAAGAAGTGCAAATAGCCGACCTGGTGCCCAGGAAGACTTACCTCTTCTTTTCGCACACCATTAAAAAACAGCCCTATAACAGGAAACTGCTTCAGGCGGTGCTCCAGGCAAAGATCAGGTTGGTGGACTATGAAGCCCTAAAGGACAAGCTCAACAACCGGCTGGTGGCCTTTGGCCGGTTTGCCGGCATCGTGGGCGCATACAACGGGCTGCTCACCTATGGCCAGCGTTACAAAACATTCACCCTACGAAAGGCCAGCGGGTGTTTTGACCTCAACGACCTCAAGATTGAGTTGAGAAAAGTAAAGCTCCCGCCCATTAAAATCATCCTGACGGGGGGCGGGCGGGTGGCCCGTGGGGCCATGGAAACACTGGATACCGCGGGAATAAGGAAAGTAAGCCCTGTGGATTTCCTGGCCAACACCTACGATGAAGCCGTGTACGTTCAACTGAGCAGTGCCGATTACCACGAGCGGAAAGAAGGTGGTATGTTCAACAGGGAGGAGTTCCACCAGGCCCCTCAGCACTACAAGGGCACCTTCATCCGCTATGCCAGGGTGGCCGACCTGCTGATAGCCGGTGCCTTTTGGAACCCCAAGGCACCCGTCCTGTTTACAAAAGAAGAGATGAAGGGACCGGGCTTTAAACTTAAAATAATAGCAGACGTTACCTGTGACATCGAGGGGTCCATTCCTTCCACAAAAAGGCCAAGCACAATTGCCGACCCTATTTATGACTACGACCCGGCCACGGACAGGGTAGAACCACCATTGAGCAACCCGGGGTTCATAACGGTGATGGCCGTGGACAACCTGCCATGCGAACTGCCCCGGAGCGCCTCGGAAGAATTTGGGCGCGACCTCATCGACAAGATCATACCCGCACTGGTCATCGCGGATAAAGATGGCGTATTGAAAAGGGCCAGTATCACCAGGGGGGGAAAGCTTACCGAAAACTTCCTTTACCTGTCGGACTACGTTATGGGGTAA